In Oryza brachyantha chromosome 1, ObraRS2, whole genome shotgun sequence, the following are encoded in one genomic region:
- the LOC102709414 gene encoding F-box only protein 6 produces the protein MGEVAALRQLVGEVQELWDLYGAHSHPLPRWYLLDFEHGSIKDDNCRARTGYNSELLKIMEANQSPPRKRSRRDRNREKAPNSNSTEEMKEEIWSEFPRDLFETVIARLPVAAIFRFRTVCRKWNSMLGSDIFSQQFSEVPNRLPWFYTITHENANNNVAMYDPSLKKWHHPSVPLAPAKIVIPVAAAGGLVCLLDLSHRNFYICNPLTQSLKEIPRRSVQAWSRVAVGMVMNGATSNEGYKVMWLGNDGNYELYDSTKNVWSWPGTFPPGIKLPLALNFRSQPVAVGSMLYFMCAEPEGVLSYDVSTGIWRQFVIPLPLHLTDHTLAEFQGRVMLVGLLCKNAATCVCIWELQKMTLLWKEVDRMPNIWCLEFYGKHMKMTCLGNSGLLMLSLKAKRMNRLVTYNLLNKEWQKVPDCMLPCSRKKQWIACGTAFSPCPSALA, from the exons atgggggaggtggcggcgctgcggcAGCTGGTCGGCGAGGTGCAGGAGCTCTGGGACCTCTACGGCGCCCACTCCCACCCACTCCCCAG GTGGTATTTACTGGACTTTGAGCATGGTTCAATCAAAGATGATAATTGTAGAGCAAGGACTGGATACAACTCAGAATTGCTAAAGATCATGGAAGCTAACCAATCACCTCCTCGCAAACGCTCACGGAGGGACAGGAACCGTGAGAAAGCACCAAACTCAAACTCAACTGAAGAAATGAAAGAGGAGATTTGGAGTGAGTTCCCTCGAGACCTTTTCGAAACCGTCATTGCAAGGCTTCCAGTTGCTGCAATTTTCCGATTTCGTACTGTTTGTCGGAAGTGGAATTCTATGTTAGGCTCAGACATTTTCTCTCAGCAGTTCTCAGAAGTTCCAAACAGACTGCCATGGTTCTATACAATCACCCATGAGAATGCCAACAACAATGTAGCAATGTATGACCCCTCACTGAAGAAGTGGCACCACCCATCAGTTCCTCTGGCTCCTGCAAAAATAGTCATTCCAGTGGCAGCTGCAGGTGGCCTTGTTTGTTTATTGGATCTTAGCCACAGGAACTTCTACATATGCAATCCGCTAACACAGTCACTTAAGGAAATTCCACGCAGGTCAGTCCAGGCATGGTCAAGAGTGGCAGTGGGGATGGTGATGAATGGAGCAACTTCTAATGAAGGTTACAAAGTAATGTGGTTAGGAAATGATGGGAATTATGAACTCTATGATTCTACGAAGAATGTTTGGTCTTGGCCAGGCACTTTTCCACCAGGCATCAAACTTCCACTTGCTCTAAATTTTAGGTCACAGCCCGTGGCGGTTGGCAGCATGCTATACTTCATGTGTGCAGAACCAGAAGGTGTTTTGTCGTATGATGTAAGCACTGGGATTTGGAGACAATTTGTCATCCCACTGCCACTTCATCTGACCGACCACACACTTGCCGAGTTCCAGGGAAGGGTTATGCTGGTGGGTCTGCTCTGCAAAAATGCAGCAACTTGTGTCTGCATTTGGGAGTTGCAGAAGATGACTCTCCTCTGGAAGGAGGTGGACAGAATGCCAAATATCTGGTGCTTAGAATTCTATGGTAAGCACATGAAGATGACATGCCTGGGCAACAGTGGTTTGCTCATGCTCTCCTTGAAGGCGAAGCGGATGAACCGTCTCGTGACGTACAACCTTTTGAACAAAGAGTGGCAGAAGGTTCCTGATTGCATGCTCCCATGCAGCCGCAAAAAGCAGTGGATAGCATGTGGCACAGCATTTAGTCCATGCCCCTCTGCCTTGGCATGa
- the LOC102709693 gene encoding 50S ribosomal protein L27, chloroplastic — MAFALVGAFEGLSLSSTRHSSFLRVGGVGVGVGVAVPARRLTIQMAHKKGAGSTKNGRDSKGQRLGVKIYGDQVAKPGAIIIRQRGTRVYPGNNVGMGKDHTLFSLIDGLVKFEKYGPDKKKVSVYPYEKQPENPNSYRARKREYFRMQRERRKARAEGNVEVQLVLAAADESPEVNADC, encoded by the exons ATGGCGTTCGCGCTGGTGGGGGCGTTCGAGGGGCTGTCCCTCTCCTCCACGCGCCACTCGTCCTTCCTTCGCGTCGGCGGTGTCGGGGTCGGGGTCGGGGTGGCggtgccggcgcggcggctgacCATCCAGATGGCGCACAAGAAGGGGGCCGGGAGCACCAAGAACGGGAGGGACTCCAAGGGGCAGCGCCTCGGCGTCAAGATATACGGCGACCAGGTCGCCAAGCCCGGCGCCATCATCATCCGCCAGCGCGGCACCAGG GTCTATCCTGGAAATAATGTTGGAATGGGCAAAGATCACACCCTCTTTTCTTTGATCGATGGCCTCGTCAAGTTTGAGAAATATGGACCAGACAAGAAAAAG gTAAGTGTTTACCCATACGAGAAACAACCTGAGAACCCAAACAGTTACAGAGCAAGGAAGAGAGAGTACTTCCGCATGCAGCGTGAACGCAGGAAGGCAAGAGCAGAGGGAAATGTTGAGGTACAATTGGTGTTGGCAGCTGCAGATGAAAGTCCTGAGGTTAATGCAGACTGTTGA
- the LOC102709973 gene encoding uncharacterized protein LOC102709973, which translates to MDPMSMVKIRAMSKCSNCRRQQQMQMLLPTMAACMVATSVLCLLVTSPVWAPRLCSLMAFFFLTTLPDLAMAFLLSPKCLFVVGNLIVAFLVGESRLSPKAEPASLVNDIHEEHVKRNAATGAKAVAAIDHNAMVGELGQGEEEEEEEEEEEDDDDEEEEELHQRVEDFIARVRRQRRMEDKSFFDTDR; encoded by the coding sequence ATGGATCCTATGAGCATGGTGAAGATCAGGGCCATGAGCAAGTGCAGCAACTGCAGGAGGCAGCAGCAGATGCAGATGCTGCTCCCTACCATGGCAGCCTGCATGGTGGCCACCTCTGTGCTCTGCCTGCTGGTGACCAGCCCTGTCTGGGCTCCCAGGCTGTGCTCTCTCatggccttcttcttcctcaccACCCTCCCTGACCTGGCCATGGCCTTCCTGCTCAGCCCCAAGTGCCTCTTTGTCGTCGGCAACCTCATCGTCGCCTTCCTCGTCGGCGAGTCCAGGCTTTCGCCGAAGGCGGAGCCGGCATCCCTGGTGAATGACATACATGAGGAGCATGTCAAGAGGAACGCCGCGACGGGCGcgaaggcggtggcggccattGATCACAATGCTATGGTTGGAGAATTGGggcaaggagaggaagaagaagaggaggaggaggaggaagaagatgatgatgatgaagaagaagaagagctgCACCAGAGAGTGGAGGACTTCATTGCAAGGGTcaggaggcagaggaggatggaaGATAAGAGCTTCTTTGACACTGATCGATGA
- the LOC102713238 gene encoding uncharacterized WD repeat-containing protein C17D11.16-like: MISAISWVPRGAAKLVPVEAEPPTQEEIDEAIKTIAQHAEGGSDADEDDEGNGDMEVDGEAEVEEVDEVAQAKAAARALAKGSVDDVADELKELNMDNYDDEEEGIEIFSSGQGDLYYASNDLDPYLNKNDDDDDDDEEIEDMTIKPTDLMIVCAYNEDDVNSLQVNLLEETEDGDLNMFVHHEVPLADFPLCTAWMDFNLKGGDKGNFVAVGTMDPAIEIWDLDIVDEVQPHLVLGGHSKKKKKVKGKKAKKYKKGSHRSSVLGLAWNKEVRNVLASASADQTVKIWDVAVGKCAVTLEHHDDKVQSVAWSQQSPEILLSGSFDKTVAMNDMNDGGQSCHKWSVEADVESLVWDPHNEHSFVVSLENGMVQAFDKRTASSNSNSGRPTFTLHAHEKAVSSITFSPSTPNFLATGSTDKMVKLWDLSNNQPSCIASLNPKLGAVFSLSFSDDNPFLLAGGGSKGKLKVWNTLTEPAVANKFGK, translated from the exons ATGATCTCGGCGATATCCTGGGTGCCCAGGGGCGCCGCCAAGCTCGTCCCCGTCGAGGCGGAGCCGCCCACGCAGGAGGAGATCGACGAGGCCATCAAGACCATCGCGCAGCACGCCGA AGGCGGgagcgacgccgacgaggacgacgaagGTAATGGCGACATggaggtcgacggcgaggcggaggtggaggaggtagACGAGGTCGCGCAGGCCAAGGCCGCGGCCAGGGCGCTCGCCAAGGGCTCGGTTGATGATGTCGCCGATGAGCTCAAGGAGCTCAACATGGATAActacgacgacgaggaggaag GTATCGAGATTTTCAGCTCCGGCCAAGGTGACCTGTACTATGCTAGCAATGATCTGGACCCTTATCTCAACAAGAATGAT gatgatgatgatgatgatgaagagaTTGAAGACATGACTATCAAACCTACTGATCTGATGATCGTTTGCGCGTATAATGAGGATGATGTCAATTCTCTTCAG GTCAATCTACTTGAAGAAACGGAAGATGGTGATCTAAATATGTTTGTGCATCATGAAGTGCCTCTCGCTGATTTTCCACTATGCACAGCATGGATGGATTTTAACCTTAAGGGTGGTGACAAag GGAATTTTGTGGCTGTTGGCACAATGGATCCTGCAATTGAAATTTGGGACTTGGATATA GTTGATGAAGTCCAACCCCACTTGGTGCTGGGAGGACAttcaaaaaagaagaaaaaagtcaaGGGCAAAAAG gcaaaaaaatacaagaaggGAAGCCATAGAAGTTCTGTGCTTGGTCTTGCATGGAACAAGGAGGTGAG GAATGTTCTAGCTAGTGCAAGTGCAGACCAAACTGTTAAGATTTGGGATGTTGCTGTTGGCAAATGTGCAGTCACATTGGAACATCACGATGACAAG GTTCAATCAGTTGCTTGGAGCCAACAGTCACCTGAAATTCTTCTAAGTGGATCATTCGATAAAACAGTTGCCATG AATGACATGAATGATGGTGGACAGAGTTGTCATAAATGGTCTGTTGAAGCAGATGTAGAAAGCTTAGTTTGGGATCCACATAATGAGCACTCCTTTGTG GTTAGTCTTGAAAATGGGATGGTTCAAGCATTTGATAAGCGGACAGCCtcatcaaattcaaattctggtCGTCCTACATTTACCCTGCATGCACACGAGAAAGCTGTATCTTCCATCACCTTCAGTCCATCTACCCCAAAT TTTCTTGCGACAGGCTCAACTGACAAAATG GTGAAACTATGGGATTTGTCAAACAACCAGCCATCGTGCATTGCTTCTCTGAATCCAAAACTT GGAGCTGTTTTCTCGTTATCATTCTCAGACGACAATCCTTTCTTGTTAGCCGGCGGAGGATCAAAAGGCAAATTAAAA GTCTGGAACACATTAACGGAACCAGCAGTAGCTAATAAATTCgggaaataa